In Sphingomonas sp. SUN019, one genomic interval encodes:
- a CDS encoding UDP-N-acetylmuramoyl-L-alanyl-D-glutamate--2,6-diaminopimelate ligase: MKLGALTGGADAAQVTGFAIDHRKVAPGTIFGAFEGARVNGEDFIPAAVAAGAVAVVARPEAIVEGAAHIADRNPRECFARLASAFFRPFPATAVAVTGTNGKTSTVEMTRQLWWMAGHHAASIGTLGVTTADERTTTGLTTPDVVTFLSNVAGLAREGVTHVAFEASSHGLHQYRTEGLAVAAAAFTNLSRDHLDYHGDMAAYFTAKLRLFSEVLSADGTAVVWADDPQSDRVIDLARARGNRLMMVGEHGDALRLVSRDPTLLGQGLVIADADGREHKVTLPLIGAYQAANALVAAGLVIATGGDTDETIANLARLQPVRGRLERAAILASGAPVYVDYAHTPDALEAAIAALRPHVTGRLILVFGAGGDRDSGKREPMGAVGAGLADVVIVTDDNPRGEDAAAIRRDVLAGAPEATEIGDRRAAIAAAVGMAAAGDIVLIAGKGHEQGQIVGDLVLPFDDVGVVREVAR; the protein is encoded by the coding sequence ATGAAGCTGGGGGCGCTTACGGGAGGCGCCGACGCGGCGCAGGTGACGGGGTTCGCGATCGACCACCGCAAGGTCGCGCCCGGCACGATCTTCGGCGCGTTCGAGGGCGCGCGGGTCAACGGCGAGGATTTCATCCCGGCCGCCGTCGCCGCTGGTGCGGTCGCGGTCGTGGCGCGGCCCGAGGCGATCGTCGAGGGCGCGGCGCATATCGCCGACCGCAATCCGCGCGAGTGCTTCGCGCGGCTGGCGTCGGCGTTCTTCCGGCCCTTTCCGGCGACCGCGGTGGCGGTGACCGGGACCAACGGCAAGACATCCACGGTCGAGATGACGCGGCAATTGTGGTGGATGGCGGGGCATCACGCCGCGTCGATCGGTACGTTGGGCGTGACCACGGCGGACGAGCGCACGACGACGGGGCTGACGACGCCCGATGTCGTCACCTTCCTGTCGAACGTCGCGGGGCTGGCGCGCGAAGGGGTGACGCATGTCGCGTTCGAGGCGTCGAGCCACGGGCTGCACCAGTATCGCACAGAAGGCTTGGCCGTAGCGGCGGCGGCGTTCACGAATTTGAGCCGCGATCACCTGGACTATCACGGCGATATGGCGGCGTATTTCACCGCCAAGCTGCGACTGTTTTCCGAGGTGCTGAGTGCGGACGGGACCGCGGTGGTGTGGGCCGACGACCCGCAATCCGACCGCGTGATCGATCTGGCGCGCGCGCGAGGCAACCGGCTAATGATGGTCGGCGAACATGGCGATGCGCTGCGGCTGGTGTCGCGCGATCCGACTCTGCTGGGGCAGGGGCTGGTGATCGCGGATGCGGACGGGCGCGAGCACAAGGTGACGCTGCCGTTAATCGGGGCGTATCAGGCGGCGAATGCGCTGGTCGCGGCGGGGCTGGTGATCGCTACCGGCGGGGATACAGATGAGACGATCGCCAATCTGGCGCGGTTGCAGCCGGTGCGCGGGCGGCTGGAGCGCGCGGCGATCCTGGCGAGCGGCGCGCCGGTCTACGTTGATTATGCGCATACGCCCGACGCGCTGGAGGCGGCGATCGCGGCGCTCCGCCCGCATGTGACGGGGCGGCTGATCCTGGTGTTCGGCGCGGGCGGCGATCGCGATTCCGGCAAGCGCGAGCCGATGGGCGCGGTCGGGGCTGGCCTGGCCGATGTGGTGATCGTGACCGACGACAATCCGCGCGGCGAAGATGCGGCGGCGATCCGGCGCGATGTGCTGGCGGGTGCGCCGGAGGCGACCGAGATCGGCGACCGGCGTGCGGCGATCGCTGCGGCGGTCGGGATGGCGGCGGCGGGCGATATCGTGCTGATCGCGGGCAAGGGCCATGAGCAGGGGCAGATCGTCGGCGATCTGGTCCTGCCGTTCGACGATGTTGGTGTGGTGAGGGAGGTCGCGAGGTGA
- the murF gene encoding UDP-N-acetylmuramoyl-tripeptide--D-alanyl-D-alanine ligase — protein sequence MPAPPLWSSDEIARAVGGVATAEFFARGVTFDSREVGPGDLFVALSGEATDGHRFLDQAFAQGAAGALVSRDEARASVRVADTFAALEDLGRAARARTEARIIGVTGSVGKTSAKEALFACLDRGVPGEAHRSVKSYNNHTGVPLSLARMPAAARYGVFEMGMNHPGELAHLTTLVRPHVAIVTAIAPAHTEFFPDESAIADAKGEIFAGLEPGGVAIIPYDSPHRDRLIAAATPYAGRIVTFGTDRNADVRPLETMRVPTGGTFVTAKLPGSELSFTIAQPGAHWVSNALAVLAAVEAVGADLGLAGLALAEMGGLQGRGARFIAKLLGGEALVIDESYNANPASMAATLAVLAHEPGRHVALLGEMRELGEKSADYHAALAEPILAANVEAALLVGEAMAPLATALEGRVDFVHVRDTAAALDHLAMIAPGDAVLVKGSNGVGLARVVASLAGGKI from the coding sequence ATGCCCGCTCCGCCGCTCTGGTCCAGCGACGAGATCGCGCGCGCGGTAGGTGGGGTCGCGACGGCGGAGTTCTTTGCCCGCGGCGTGACGTTCGATTCGCGCGAGGTCGGTCCGGGCGATCTGTTCGTCGCGCTGTCCGGTGAGGCGACCGACGGGCATCGGTTTCTCGACCAAGCCTTTGCGCAGGGCGCGGCGGGGGCGTTGGTGTCGCGGGACGAGGCGCGGGCGTCGGTGAGGGTCGCCGATACGTTTGCGGCGCTGGAAGACCTCGGGCGCGCGGCGCGGGCGCGGACGGAGGCGCGGATCATCGGCGTCACCGGATCGGTCGGGAAGACGTCGGCGAAGGAGGCGCTGTTCGCGTGCCTCGATCGCGGCGTGCCGGGCGAGGCGCATCGATCCGTCAAGAGCTACAACAATCATACCGGTGTGCCGCTCAGCCTGGCGCGGATGCCCGCGGCGGCGCGCTATGGCGTGTTCGAGATGGGGATGAACCATCCGGGCGAACTCGCGCACCTGACGACGCTGGTCCGCCCGCACGTCGCGATCGTCACCGCGATCGCGCCCGCGCATACGGAGTTCTTCCCCGACGAGAGCGCGATTGCGGACGCCAAGGGAGAGATTTTTGCCGGGCTGGAGCCGGGCGGGGTCGCGATCATCCCGTACGACAGCCCGCACCGCGACCGGTTGATCGCCGCCGCGACGCCCTATGCGGGCCGGATCGTGACGTTCGGAACCGATCGCAACGCCGACGTGCGGCCGCTGGAGACGATGCGCGTGCCGACCGGCGGCACGTTCGTCACCGCGAAACTGCCGGGCAGCGAACTGAGCTTCACGATCGCGCAGCCGGGTGCGCATTGGGTGTCGAATGCGCTGGCGGTGCTGGCGGCGGTCGAGGCGGTGGGCGCGGACCTGGGGTTGGCGGGGCTGGCGCTGGCCGAGATGGGTGGGCTGCAGGGGCGTGGCGCGCGGTTCATCGCCAAGCTGCTCGGCGGCGAGGCCCTGGTGATTGACGAGAGCTACAACGCCAACCCGGCATCGATGGCGGCGACGCTGGCGGTGCTGGCGCACGAACCCGGTCGTCACGTCGCGTTGCTCGGCGAAATGCGCGAACTGGGGGAGAAGAGCGCGGACTATCACGCCGCGCTGGCCGAGCCGATCCTGGCCGCAAACGTCGAAGCGGCGCTGCTGGTCGGTGAGGCGATGGCCCCGCTAGCGACCGCGCTTGAGGGGCGCGTCGATTTCGTCCATGTGCGCGACACTGCGGCGGCGCTCGACCATCTTGCGATGATCGCGCCGGGCGATGCGGTGCTCG